From Epinephelus lanceolatus isolate andai-2023 chromosome 5, ASM4190304v1, whole genome shotgun sequence, the proteins below share one genomic window:
- the LOC144463452 gene encoding sialic acid-binding Ig-like lectin 12 isoform X2, giving the protein MTLIYSVILCLFFKARICQLQCVKETLDDTEFSINVTTPIEVEAADCIRISYKFTFPTNKVTAPYRKIWFKGDPQNTVSTEVVDTVESGTKDRFMIRGLPRGEYEFGFKLEWGCNQTYIFPKRVQISVSASTNTPDVTVPPMTEGQQASLYCKPYRVCSGITDVYWKWTKAGGQLILYGSYGNGMGNSLTLTPTADDHNTNITCVADYGSGVLETTVTLDVKFSPKILNSSQCMVEGKLLVCVCISRGNPLAPITWPSLTDFSVTSSSNIQTVNSIITMSAADYHDTSVKCISSNELGRAEVEIPLQNYTENRPNYELDSNHSSNAVLPWIITGVSLSLNLILLTSLIICIKRGKSQQRELGEDMNTYASLNQADVGQEYSVISPRTRGVSREGHGVARDTP; this is encoded by the exons ATGACTTTGATCTACTCAGTGATTCTCTGCCTGTTTTTTAAGGCCAGGATCTGCCAGCTACAGTGTGTCAAAG AAACTCTTGACGACACAGAGTTTTCAATCAATGTGACCACACCCATTGAAGTGGAAGCTGCCGACTGCATCCGGATCTCATATAAATTCACCTTTCCAACAAACAAAGTTACAGCTCCATATAGAAAGATTTGGTTCAAAGGAGATCCACAGAATACAGTAAGTACAGAAGTTGTTGACACAGTAGAATCTGGGACAAAAGACAGATTCATGATAAGGGGCCTACCACGTGGAGAATATGAGTTTGGCTTCAAACTGGAATGGGGATGTAATCAGACGTACATCTTTCCAAAGAGGGTTCAGATCTCAGTTTCTG CTTCAACTAATACACCAGATGTGACGGTTCCTCCCATGACAGAGGGACAACAAGCATCATTGTATTGTAAGCCTTATCGTGTATGCTCCGGCATTACAGATGTCTACTGGAAATGGACAAAGGCTGGTGGACAATTAATACTTTATGGTTCTTATGGTAATGGAATGGGAAACAGTTTAACCCTCACTCCTACAGCAGATGACCACAACACCAACATCACATGTGTGGCAGATTATGGTTCCGGTGTTCTTGAGACAACTGTCACCTTAGATGTGAAAT ttTCCCCCAAAATCCTAAACAGTTCCCAGTGCATGGTTGAAGGAAAGCTcttggtctgtgtgtgcatcagtCGGGGGAATCCCCTGGCACCCATCACCTGGCCTTCTCTCACAGACTTCTCAGTCACCAGCTCTAGCAACATCCAGACGGTGAACAGCATCATCACCATGTCTGCTGCTGACTACCATGACACCAGTGTCAAATGCATCAGCAGCAATGAACTGGGTCGGGCCGAGGTTGAAATTCCACTCCAGAACTACACTGAAAACAGACCGAACT ATGAGTTGGATTCAAACCACAGCTCTAATGCAGTCCTCCCCTGGATAATCACTGGTGTGTCTTTAAGTCTGAACCTGATCCTCCTCACCAGCCTGATCATCTGCATCAAACG GGGTAAAAGTCAACAGAGGGAACTTGGTGAAGACATGAACACTTATGCTTCCCTGAATCAGGCAGATGTTGGACAAGAATACAGCGTTATTTCTCCACGGACCAGGGGCGTATCCAGGGAGGGTCATGGGGTGGCACGGGACACACCTTAA
- the LOC144463452 gene encoding sialic acid-binding Ig-like lectin 12 isoform X1 has protein sequence MTLIYSVILCLFFKARICQLQCVKETLDDTEFSINVTTPIEVEAADCIRISYKFTFPTNKVTAPYRKIWFKGDPQNTVSTEVVDTVESGTKDRFMIRGLPRGEYEFGFKLEWGCNQTYIFPKRVQISVSASTNTPDVTVPPMTEGQQASLYCKPYRVCSGITDVYWKWTKAGGQLILYGSYGNGMGNSLTLTPTADDHNTNITCVADYGSGVLETTVTLDVKFSPKILNSSQCMVEGKLLVCVCISRGNPLAPITWPSLTDFSVTSSSNIQTVNSIITMSAADYHDTSVKCISSNELGRAEVEIPLQNYTENRPNYELDSNHSSNAVLPWIITGVSLSLNLILLTSLIICIKRCRGKSQQRELGEDMNTYASLNQADVGQEYSVISPRTRGVSREGHGVARDTP, from the exons ATGACTTTGATCTACTCAGTGATTCTCTGCCTGTTTTTTAAGGCCAGGATCTGCCAGCTACAGTGTGTCAAAG AAACTCTTGACGACACAGAGTTTTCAATCAATGTGACCACACCCATTGAAGTGGAAGCTGCCGACTGCATCCGGATCTCATATAAATTCACCTTTCCAACAAACAAAGTTACAGCTCCATATAGAAAGATTTGGTTCAAAGGAGATCCACAGAATACAGTAAGTACAGAAGTTGTTGACACAGTAGAATCTGGGACAAAAGACAGATTCATGATAAGGGGCCTACCACGTGGAGAATATGAGTTTGGCTTCAAACTGGAATGGGGATGTAATCAGACGTACATCTTTCCAAAGAGGGTTCAGATCTCAGTTTCTG CTTCAACTAATACACCAGATGTGACGGTTCCTCCCATGACAGAGGGACAACAAGCATCATTGTATTGTAAGCCTTATCGTGTATGCTCCGGCATTACAGATGTCTACTGGAAATGGACAAAGGCTGGTGGACAATTAATACTTTATGGTTCTTATGGTAATGGAATGGGAAACAGTTTAACCCTCACTCCTACAGCAGATGACCACAACACCAACATCACATGTGTGGCAGATTATGGTTCCGGTGTTCTTGAGACAACTGTCACCTTAGATGTGAAAT ttTCCCCCAAAATCCTAAACAGTTCCCAGTGCATGGTTGAAGGAAAGCTcttggtctgtgtgtgcatcagtCGGGGGAATCCCCTGGCACCCATCACCTGGCCTTCTCTCACAGACTTCTCAGTCACCAGCTCTAGCAACATCCAGACGGTGAACAGCATCATCACCATGTCTGCTGCTGACTACCATGACACCAGTGTCAAATGCATCAGCAGCAATGAACTGGGTCGGGCCGAGGTTGAAATTCCACTCCAGAACTACACTGAAAACAGACCGAACT ATGAGTTGGATTCAAACCACAGCTCTAATGCAGTCCTCCCCTGGATAATCACTGGTGTGTCTTTAAGTCTGAACCTGATCCTCCTCACCAGCCTGATCATCTGCATCAAACG CTGCAGGGGTAAAAGTCAACAGAGGGAACTTGGTGAAGACATGAACACTTATGCTTCCCTGAATCAGGCAGATGTTGGACAAGAATACAGCGTTATTTCTCCACGGACCAGGGGCGTATCCAGGGAGGGTCATGGGGTGGCACGGGACACACCTTAA